The following proteins are encoded in a genomic region of Anticarsia gemmatalis isolate Benzon Research Colony breed Stoneville strain chromosome 17, ilAntGemm2 primary, whole genome shotgun sequence:
- the LOC142979778 gene encoding growth arrest-specific protein 1 homolog, translating to MWVFAALLAACAAAVGAMSCAEARTRCAYRTGCGAALGNYMMMCESVLTEPVKTCTRECGNALIALTSTEEGKELMNCECEDEFCMETKQRIDVCRPQVLNGTANATSSCSLSQLICIADAQCATALDYYHKNCKSLFTRRGTKCSNRCRNSIQILRKQEKAAALTACQCDGNDYRCARTQDNLARFCFHKMKNHTRSHQRHGERHDKKVPLEPYNAASFIQVSVLVIFMCSFSFVT from the exons ATGTGGGTGTTCGCGGCGTTGCTAGCCGCGTGCGCAGCGGCGGTGGGCGCGATGTCGTGCGCGGAGGCTCGCACGCGCTGCGCCTACCGCACCGGCTGCGGCGCCGCGCTCGGCAACTACATGATGATGTGCGAGTCTGTCCTCACGGAGCCGGTCAAGACCTGCACCAGGGAGTGCGGTAACGCCTTGATAGCGTTGACGTCCACTGAAGAGGGCAAAGAGCTCATGAAT TGTGAATGTGAGGACGAGTTTTGCATGGAGACCAAGCAGCGCATCGACGTGTGCAGACCTCAAGTGTTGAACGGAACAGCTAATGCGACTTCATCGTGCAGTCTCTCACAACTTATCTGCATCGCCGACGCTCAATGCGCCACTGCCCTAGATTACTACCATAAGAACTGCAAATCTCTGTTCACACGTCGGGGAACAAAGTGCTCCAATAGATGCCGAAACTCTATACAAATATTGAGGAAGCAGGAGAAAGCGGCTGCCTTGACGGCGTGCCAATGTGATGGCAACGACTACAGGTGTGCGAGAACACAGGACAACCTAGCGAGGTTCTGCTTCCACAAGATGAAGAACCACACGAGGAGTCACCAGCGACACGGTGAGAGGCACGACAAGAAAGTGCCCCTCGAACCTTACAACGCAGCGAGCTTCATTCAAGTGTCGGTGcttgttatatttatgtgtagCTTCAGTTTCGTCACGTGA